A region of Culicoides brevitarsis isolate CSIRO-B50_1 chromosome 1, AGI_CSIRO_Cbre_v1, whole genome shotgun sequence DNA encodes the following proteins:
- the LOC134827999 gene encoding nitric oxide-associated protein 1, protein MILCRKIAKTAIFVNRRHNFCLNFAKFSTNTDIQDEKPSEQLEEILKKCEKKIIYSSYLERLVPKMSFVQKKIHDDKLKKQQYLELIEQQSYKQFPVALKFLEEETYQAVVEPKKEIIEETSVEEEENKYQKYHIPFSKAKKIWTEEKPEEKLEETIEKSEKLKEWMRDYEFYDEDEEDLGHLSEYGTPNPAIPISRVPCGGCGAHLHCADASLPGYIPSEIFTRCKKDELTTIVCQRCHFLKNYNTAINVTVTPEDYINIISSIQNKKALAVLMVDLLDMENSIWPGIQNLLGSRRPIIVVGNKVDLLPRDSPGHLNHVKKCVEKAIIEAGFLEENIKHIGLISATTGFGVESLITKIHHIWGSKGDVYIVGCTNVGKSSLFNSLLQSDFCNSEASNIVQRATASPWPGTTIRLLKFPILRPSDHRLYRRVLRLKQDEKINQEENTLRQIQANKTKNREYATLIGHIGRTFIPSKERHKDPFSVNLGSGNEKNVIPVVNENHEDYMHSKWCFDTPGVVHNEQILNLLTTEELLKVLPKEMINPRTYLFKLGMSLFLAGLARIDFLEGPDFVRAQIYSSRELPTLITKTQDADEMYETLYGSKILGVPFGSDERLAEFPKLRPAEETITVEGIDNTVNCADILLSSAGWLGISAAPAKKATFRVWTPEGRGIVLRQPALIPYGILLKGKRIRGSFAYKETEPFVSFRVPKSPKE, encoded by the coding sequence ATGATTCTCTGtcgaaaaatcgcaaaaaccGCAATTTTCGTGAATCGTCGACACAATTTCTGCCTAAATTTTGCCAAATTCTCCACAAACACCGACATTCAAGACGAAAAACCTTCCGAACAACTCGAAGAAATCctcaaaaaatgcgaaaagaAAATCATCTACAGCTCTTACTTGGAACGTCTCGTGCCAAAAATGAGCTTTgttcagaagaaaattcacGATGACAAGCTAAAAAAGCAACAATATTTGGAACTCATCGAACAACAAAGTTACAAACAATTTCCGGTTGCCTTGAAATTCCTCGAGGAAGAGACTTATCAAGCTGTGGttgaaccaaaaaaagaaattatcgaAGAAACAAGTGTCGAAGAAGAGGAAAACAAGTACCAAAAGTATCACATTCCCTTctcaaaagcgaaaaaaatctgGACCGAGGAAAAACCCGAagaaaaattggaagaaactatcgaaaaatccgaaaaactTAAAGAATGGATGCGCGATTACGAGTTTTACGACGAAGACGAGGAAGATTTAGGTCATTTATCGGAATACGGAACACCAAATCCCGCAATTCCCATTTCCAGGGTCCCATGCGGCGGATGCGGCGCCCATTTACACTGCGCTGACGCTTCTTTGCCCGGTTATATTCCGAGCGAAATCTTCACGAGATGCAAAAAAGACGAATTAACGACGATCGTATGTCAAAGATGTCACTTTCTGAAGAACTATAATACCGCAATAAATGTTACTGTGACGCCGGAAGATTATATAAACATTATTTCGTCAATTCAGAACAAAAAAGCCTTGGCAGTGTTGATGGTTGACTTGTTGGATATGGAAAATAGCATCTGGCCCGGCATTCAAAACCTCTTGGGAAGTCGTCGACCCATCATTGTGGTTGGAAATAAGGTTGATTTGTTGCCTCGTGACTCGCCGGGACACTTGAATCACGTGAAAAAGTGCGTGGAAAAGGCGATAATCGAAGCCGGGTTTCTCGAGGAGAACATAAAACACATTGGATTAATTTCGGCGACGACAGGATTCGGCGTTGAATCGCTAATTACGAAAATTCATCATATTTGGGGCTCCAAAGGGGATGTTTACATCGTCGGATGCACAAATGTCGGTAAAAGTTCTCTCTTCAACAGCTTACTTCAATCGGATTTTTGTAATTCCGAGGCTTCGAATATTGTGCAACGAGCTACTGCCTCGCCATGGCCCGGAACAACAATCCGTCTCTTGAAATTTCCCATTTTACGACCTTCGGATCACAGATTGTATCGTCGCGTGCTGCGTTTGAAGCAAGatgagaaaataaatcaagaggaAAACACGCTGCGACAAATTCAGGcgaataaaacgaaaaatcggGAGTACGCAACGTTAATTGGGCACATCGGAAGGACTTTTATTCCGTCAAAAGAGCGTCATAAGGACCCTTTTAGTGTGAATTTGGGCAGcggcaatgaaaaaaatgtaattcccGTCGTAAATGAGAATCACGAGGATTATATGCACAGTAAATGGTGCTTTGATACGCCCGGCGTCGTTCACaacgaacaaattttgaatcttTTAACGACAGAAGAACTCCTAAAAGTCCTCCCCAAAGAAATGATCAACCCGCGAACGTATCTTTTTAAACTCGGCATGTCGTTATTCCTTGCTGGACTCGCCAGAATCGATTTTCTCGAAGGTCCTGACTTTGTACGTGCTCAAATTTACTCCTCTCGTGAACTTCCAACGCTAATAACAAAAACCCAAGATGCTGACGAGATGTACGAAACACTTTacgggtcaaaaattttgggagTTCCTTTTGGATCGGATGAGAGACTTGCTGAATTTCCCAAATTAAGACCTGCTGAAGAGACAATTACCGTTGAAGGCATCGATAATACTGTAAATTGCGCGGATATTCTTCTTTCGTCGGCAGGATGGCTCGGAATTAGTGCTGCACCTGCGAAAAAAGCAACTTTTCGGGTTTGGACTCCGGAAGGGAGAGGAATTGTCTTGAGACAACCAGCGTTGATTCCTTATGGGATTTTGCTGAAAGGAAAACGGATAAGGGGATCGTTTGCGTATAAGGAAACTGAGCCTTTTGTTAGTTTTAGAGTACCAAAAAGTCCGAAAGAGTGA
- the LOC134828000 gene encoding COP9 signalosome complex subunit 5, which yields MASTSSSEMAKKTWELENNVETVPASDEVYVYSAEKMQQTLAARPWEKDPHYFKDIRISALALLKMVMHAKSGGTLEVMGLLLGKVEDNTMIVMDAFALPVEGTETRVNAQAQAYEYMTAYIESAKEVGRLENAIGWYHSHPGYGCWLSGIDVSTQMLNQNFQDPFVAIVVDPVRTVSSGKVCLGAFRTYPKGYKPPNEEPSEYQTIPLNKIEDFGVHCKQYYQLEVSYFKSALDRKLLDSLWNKYWVNTLGSSGLLMNTEYTTGQIFDLSEKLEQSETSLARGNFITSDGDKKTEDKLSKATRDCSKASIELIHGLMAQITKDKLFNTVGSNKK from the exons ATGGCAAGCACATCGTCGTCAGAAATGGCAAAGAAGACGTGGGAATTGGAGAATAATGTCGAAACGGTGCCCGCGAGCGATGAAGTTTACGTTTACAGTGCCGAAAAGATGCAACAAACATTAGCTGCTCG gcCATGGGAAAAGGATCCACATTACTTCAAAGACATCAGAATTTCCGCTTTGGCTCTCCTGAAAATGGTAATGCACGCAAAATCGGGCGGCACATTGGAAGTTATGGGCTTACTCCTCGGCAAAGTTGAGGATAACACGATGATTGTCATGGATGCGTTCGCATTGCCGGTCGAGGGCACGGAAACGCGTGTAAATGCTCAAGCACAAGCCTACGAATACATGACGGCGTATATCGAGTCGGCGAAGGAAGTTGGGCGACTGGAAAATGCCATTGGATGGTATCATTCGCATCCCGGGTACGGATGTTGGTTGTCGGGCATCGATGTTTCCACACAAATGTTGAATCAGAATTTCCAAGATCCCTTTGTGGCGATTGTCGTTGATCCGGTACGGACTGTGAGTTCGGGCAAAGTTTGTCTCGGGGCTTTTCGCACGTATCCAAAGGGATATAAGCCGCCAAATGAGGAGCCGTCGGAGTATCAGACAATTCCGCTGAACAAAATTGAGGATTTTGGCGTGCATTGCAAACAATACTACCAATTGGAGGTTTCGTACTTTAAGTCGGCGTTAGATCGTAAGTTGTTGGATTCGTTATGGAACAAATATTGGGTCAATACGCTCGGAAGTTCGGGATTGCTCATGAACACGGAATATACGACAGGGCAGATTTTCGATTTGTCTGAGAAATTGGAACAGAGCGAAACGAGTTTAGCTCGCGGGAATTTCATAACatcag atggTGACAAGAAAACCGAAGACAAACTGTCAAAAGCAACTCGTGACTGCAGCAAAGCCTCAATCGAGCTAATTCACGGCTTAATGGCTCAAATTACCAAGGATAAACTTTTCAACACTGTCGGCTCCAACAAAAAATAG
- the LOC134827998 gene encoding uncharacterized protein LOC134827998, with translation MFTVKTNFGQHRVTTTPMNKTYMYSQFPQDMQVVLTKLDSIETLLTQLVDITATFEEQPAPKRARYDTSGSQSALGSMVQDTVQDIREVFSTVSGNVYENIQVVQDIDLSEFQDFRDFMPGSSQRQGAAMKSSQFIATPEELEAFDEYLSINPEKCDRFRSFIHQKLFKCNDMEKLIRDLIADELFLEYNYQGSLGKRALANMILFEQILFQTCFNGENQEDYISEIKKIIHRAKNRIYKNRSLNKAKEALEAEIREINPENPIIESEAETLSNTFVVALQSDQFGSDMYPITDPLKLEALDKVLSEDLEKQRQFKQFLRQLMVKHEDPDKVLLELTSAELYLKYNYSGTAGKRPLKDMILFDMLFFETCFKDISHAEYIAELKRIILRNKNRAYKSTKMSVDAPKEAVVTTDDDESMDKFESWLFEDLSQNDLAISKVFPISSAQRLESLDTALKASSDLQQLLAMHLSRLNDRFHSLDKVIQRIVTDEVFMDYNYAGVWGKKMLKDMVLFDKLLYDACFKAQPMPIYIKELVRCVQVSKNRIHRRNAERKKKGIVVQENEENVAQLESLLVEDALEEFVEELNMLEGKTDLNDSKLFPIQTAANLKALDRCLQADADRRQSFTQFVRKLGPNMERAIERMIKDEIFLEYNFQGIKGKKSLCDLVLFDQVLYDAFGQHENATFQKYVKRIKRYSRRASNRVNKKRSMKRKMLHQPSGSQIVQEIVNEDGIIITENIELIDNEEIVTEAETEEESEDDDSS, from the exons ATGTTCACGGTGAAGACAAATTTCGGGCAGCATCGTGTCACAACGACTCCGATGAATAAAACTTACATGT ATTCTCAATTTCCGCAGGATATGCAAGTAGTTCTCACCAAATTAGACTCGATCGAGACGTTATTAACGCAATTAGTCGATATTACAGCAACGTTTGAAGAGCAACCGGCGCCAAAACGAGCCCGATACGACACAAGTGGTTCGCAAAGCGCTCTTGGTTCGATGGTTCAG GATACCGTTCAAGACATTCGCGAAGTATTTTCAACCGTTTCCGGCAatgtttatgaaaatattcaagttGTTCAGGATATCGATTTGTCcgaatttcaagattttcggGATTTTATGCCGGGAAGTTCACAGAGACAAGGCGCTGCCATGAAAAGTTCGCAATTTATCGCAACGCCCGAAGAATTGGAAGCTTTTGACGAGTATTTGAGCATCAATCCGGAGAAATGTGATCGATTC cgatCTTTCATCCATCAAAAACTCTTTAAATGCAACGACATGGAAAAACTCATTCGAGATTTGATCGCCGACGAGCTATTTCTCGAATATAACTATCAAGGAAGTCTCGGAAAGCGTGCTTTGGCGAATATGATCCTTTTTGAAcagattttatttcaaacttgcTTCAATGGGGAAAATCAAGAGGATTATATCAgcgaaataaagaaaattattcatcgTGCCAAGAATCggatttataaaaatcgaaGTTTGAATAAAGCTAAAGAAGCGTTGGAAGCGGAAATACGAGAAATTAATCCAGAAAATCCAATAATTGAGAGTGAAGCGGAGACGTTGAGTAATACTTTCGTTGTTGCGTTACAAAGTGATCAATTTGGGTCTGACATGTATCCGATAACGGATCCTTTGAAACTGGAAGCTCTTGATAAAGTACTCAGTGAGGATTTGGAGAAGCAAAGACaattt aAACAATTTCTGCGACAATTGATGGTAAAACACGAAGACCCCGACAAAGTTTTGTTAGAATTGACATCTGCTGAGCTCTATTTAAAGTACAATTATTCAGGAACTGCCGGAAAAAGACCTTTGAAGGACATGATTTTGTTTGATATGCtcttttttg aaaccTGTTTTAAGGACATTTCTCATGCTGAATATATCGCAGAATTGAAGAGAATTATCCTTCGTAACAAAAATCGCGCAtacaaatcaacaaaaatgagCGTTGATGCCCCAAAAGAAGCCGTTGTAAcaaccgacgacgacgaatccATGGACAAATTCGAATCGTGGCTCTTTGAAGATCTTTCGCAGAACGATTTGGCAATCTCAAAAGTGTTTCCCATCTCTTCTGCGCAACGTCTCGAGTCACTTGACACAGCATTGAAGGCGAGTTCTGATCTCCAACAGTTGCTGGCGATGCATTTGTCGCGTCTCAACGATCGTTTTCACAGTTTGGATAAAGTTATTCAGCGAATTGTGACGGACGAGGTTTTCATGGATTACAATTACGCCGGAGtttggggcaaaaaaatgctcaaagaCATGGTTTTGTTCGATAAATTGTTGTACGATGCGTGTTTCAAGGCGCAACCGATGCCAATTTACATCAAAGAACTCGTGCGTTGCGTGCAAGTGTCGAAAAATCGGATTCATCGAAGAAATGCGGAACGGAAGAAGAAAGGAATTGTCGTGCAAGAAAACGAGGAAAATGTTGCGCAATTGGAAAGTTTGTTGGTAGAAGATGCCTTGGAGGAATTTGTTGAAGAGCTGAACATGTTGGAGGGAAAAACAGACTTGAATGACTCGAAATTGTTCCCGATTCAAACAGCGGCGAATTTGAAGGCGTTGGATCGATGTCTTCAAGCTGATGCGGATCGAAGACAGAgcttt actcAATTCGTGCGTAAATTAGGCCCAAATATGGAACGAGCAATCGAGCGAATGATTAAAGACGAAATTTTCCTCGAATACAATTTCCAAGGCATCAAAGGAAAGAAAAGTCTCTGCGATTTGGTACTTTTCGATCAAGTCCTGTACGACGCTTTTGGTCAACACGAGAACGCTACTTtccaaaaatatgtcaaacgCATCAAACGTTATTCGCGTCGTGCAAGCAATCGAGTCAACAAAAAACGCTCgatgaagagaaaaatgttGCATCAACCAAGCGGAAGCCAAATCGTGCAAGAAATTGTGAACGAAGACGGAATTATAATTACAGAGAACATTGAACTGATCGACAACGAGGAAATTGTAACAGAAGCAGAAACGGAGGAAGAATCCGAAGACGACGATTCatcataa
- the LOC134838102 gene encoding uncharacterized protein LOC134838102 encodes MQSIQIPDKAENEIRILLKREDYSSSSEKPNTGRLEAKLEAMENVLMQFTSSMQKTMQEMSNKMNHLQDLMESIANQQLNERRRVTKIEDFEGNGEQCYPVIMEDTQEVQIMEEEEDDMGAEYILDEIELSQEHHDDTEDTTVDIGSPVKRRNSSVSRPQPKIKRVKSEVIPIHNYQDDAKDALIQIVESVAACESIRSNVDGEETISNVPNYKNDTIADIRIQQDSKYEFITVTEELDFEFPITELAELKRLNSVLNSDPRMVDAMRVKLSELSTQADYNFQRALQRLVADSVMHLLNWQGLKGKTRMKDMKLFSEVLYQTWFQHIDMEQYEEFLKIITKKAHKRYSKTQERKRHRMQGGPHRILNMKLERT; translated from the exons ATGCAAT cgATACAAATTCCCGACAAAGCAGAGAATGAAATCCGGATCCTGCTCAAGCGCGAGGATTATTCTTCGTCGTCAGAAAAACCGAACACGGGAAGATTGGAAGCCAAATTAGAGGCAATGGAGAATGTTTTGATGCAATTCACATCGTCGATGCAAAAAACGATGCAAGAAATGTCGAATAAAATGAACCATTTGCAGGATTTGATGGAAAGTATTGCGAATCAGCAGCTCAACGAACGTCGTCGCGTCACGAAAATCGAAGATTTTGAAGGAAATGGGGAGCAATGTTACCCTGTCATCATGGAAGACACGCAAGAAGTTCAAATTATggaggaagaagaagacgataTGGGTGCCGAATACATTTTAGACGAGATTGAATTGTCGCAGGAGCATCATGACGACACAGAAGACACAACTGTCGACATTGGAAGTCCCGTAAAACGACGAAATTCCTCCGTTTCTCGCCCCCAACCGAAAATTAAACGTGTCAAAAGCGAAGTTATCCCAATTCACAACTATCAAGACGACGCCAAAGACGCTCTGATCCAAATTGTCGAGTCGGTAGCTGCTTGCGAAAGTATTCGAAGCAACGTCGATGGCGAAGAAACAATCAGCAACGTGCCAAATTACAAAAACGACACAATTGCCGACATTCGCATTCAACAAGACTCCAAATACGAGTTCATCACAGTCACGGAAGAGCTGGATTTCGAATTTCCCATCACAGAATTGGCCGAATTGAAGAGATTGAACTCCGTACTGAACAGCGATCCGCGAATGGTTGACGCCATGCGGGTGAAATTGTCGGAATTGAGTACGCAAGCGGATTACAACTTCCAACGGGCGTTGCAGAGACTTGTAGCTGACTCTGTGATGCATTTGCTGAATTGGCAAGGACTCAAGGGGAAAACGCGGATGAAGGACATGAAGTTGTTCAGTGAGGTTTTGTATCAAACGTGGTTTCAACACATCGATATGGAACAATATGAGGAGTTTTTGAAGATTATCACGAAGAAGGCACATAAAAGGTACAGCAAAACGCAAGAACGGAAGAGACATCGCATGCAAGGAGGTCCGCATCGGATTCTGAACATGAAACTTGAacgaacttaa
- the LOC134828484 gene encoding dnaJ homolog subfamily C member 3 produces MLLNIDTSQLASDNRQLSTVLLFLVLDLLLQGAKATSKHEVEMHLEHGRDYLARGQLAEALNSYHAAVEGDPDNYLTYYKRGTVYLALGKAKFAINDFAKVLELRPDFTAARIQKGNVHMKLAEYDEAQNEFYEVIVAEPHNEEVRYQYERIEPAREQYSLIQDLIAREDYQTVVTLLTQMLEISPWSAEFRELRAKAYIELGDHISAVSDMRSVNRLTQDSTQGYFKLAKLLYDIGHAADALKEIRECLKLDPEHKDCFPFYKKIKKVDKFLSDAQEFSDNKQYADCVSTAQKALKHEKEVEMIIFGAKKLMCSCSAANEEHADAIKYCREALDIYKDPQVLCDRAEAYLGTDMYDDAIHDYQAAIEIDEHLQRAKEGLDRAKRMQKQAEKRDYYKILGVKRNANKQEITKAYRKAAQKWHPDNFPDPDEKKVAEKKFIDIAAAKEVLTDPEKRRQFDQGQDPLDPESGSNPFGNGGHPFHHFQHGSPFQFKFHFS; encoded by the exons atgttgttgAATATCGACACATCACAATTAGCCAGCGATAATCGTCAGTTATCCACAGTTTTATTGTTTCTCGTCTTAGATCTGCTGCTACAAG gtgCAAAGGCGACATCCAAACATGAAGTCGAGATGCATTTGGAACACGGGAGAGATTATCTCGCCAGAGGACAGTTAGCAGAAGCACTAAATTCGTATCATGCAGCTGTCG agggcGATCCCGACAATTATCTGACGTACTACAAACGAGGCACAGTGTACTTGGCCTTGGGTAAAGCCAAATTTGCCATCAATGACTTTGCGAAAGTCCTTGAATTGCGACCTGATTTCACAGCGGCACGCATCCAAAAGGGAAACGTTCACATGAAACTCGCGGAATACGATGAGGCCCAAAATGAGTTTTACGAAGTGATTGTTGCCGAACCGCATAACGAAGAGGTCCGTTATCAGTACGAACGAATCGAGCCGGCACGCGAACAATACAGTTTGATACAGGATTTGATCGCGCGCGAGGATTATCAGACTGTCGTGACACTTTTGACACAAATGTTGGAAATTTCGCCATGGAGTGCGGAGTTCAGGGAGTTGAGAGCAAAGGCTTATATCGAATTAGGGGATCATATTTCGGCCGTTTCTGACATGCGGAGTGTGAATCGATTGACGCAAGATAGTACCCAGGGATATTTCAAACTTGCCAAATTGCTTTATGACATCGGGCATGCGGCGGATGCGCTGAAAGAAATCCGAGAATGCCTTAAACTCGATCCCGAGCACAAAGACTGTTTCcctttctacaaaaaaatcaaaaaagtcgACAAATTTCTGTCTGACGCGCAAGAATTTTCGGACAATAAGCAATATGCGGATTGCGTGTCGACCGCGCAAAAAGCCCTGAAGCACGAAAAAGAAGTTGAAATGATCATTTTTGGTGCGAAAAAACTCATGTGCAGTTGCAGTGCGGCGAACGAAGAACATGCCGACGCCATCAAATATTGCCGTGAAGCGTTGGATATCTACAAAGATCCTCAAGTGTTATGTGATAGAGCGGAGGCGTACCTTGGCACGGATATGTACGACGATGCGATCCACGATTATCAAGCCGCCATCGAAATTGACGAACATTTACAACGAGCGAAAGAGGGCTTGGATCGCGCAAAAAGGATGCAAAAACAAGCCGAAAAACGtgattattacaaaattctcGGCGTCAAACGGAACGCCAACAAACAAGAAATCACAAAAGCCTACAGAAAAGCAGCCCAAAAATGGCATCCCGACAACTTCCCGGATCCGGATGAAAAGAAAGTCgcagaaaagaaatttattgacaTTGCGGCGGCGAAAGAAGTTCTCACAGATCCCGAGAAACGGAGACAATTCGATCAGGGACAAGACCCATTGGATCCTGAATCAGGATCAAATCCCTTCGGAAATGGCGGGCATCCATTCCATCATTTCCAACATGGGTCGCCGTTCCAAttcaaatttcacttttcGTAA
- the LOC134833205 gene encoding E3 ubiquitin-protein ligase Iruka, with product MEAESIPVENSRYFCHSCNTEIDRVSTDFKCPQCLDGFIEELPSQAAGAANQMDDGASNSLSFLTNYPSRLSNDIISNPILTPLLMTASGARPFDAYGESSSDANGGGARLGRVALRGSRGREFNITNFDTILQDILISVSGGEGAPMFFMGNPGDYAWGREGLDTIVTQLLNQMDNTGPPPLEKEKIEELPTVPIEQEQVDMKLQCSVCWEDFQLNEQVRKLPCTHVFHSDCICPWLANHGTCPICRKSLVAETSATSEQQRSTLSAAAQAVANTIRNAAIRPRGSTDSSNTTASTSQSSSSSSSSGNASNQTPQSSQSNRMRDEDGDVDFDFD from the exons ATGGAAGCTGAATCGATTCCCGTCGAAAATTCTCGTTACTTTTGTCATTCGTGCAACACAGAAATTGACAGAGTCTCTACC gatttCAAATGTCCGCAATGTTTGGATGGTTTTATCGAGGAATTGCCGTCGCAAGCTGCCGGCGCCGCAAATCAAATGGATGACGGAGCAAGTAACAGCTTATCGTTCTTAACAAATTACCCGTCGCGACTTTCCAATGACATAATAAGTAATCCCATTTTGACGCCGTTACTGATGACAGCGTCGGGTGCTCGTCCCTTCGATGCGTACGGCGAAAGTTCTTCCGACGCGAATGGCGGCGGCGCAAGACTTGGGCGTGTAGCGTTACGCGGATCACGCGGCAGGGAGTTCAACATTACAAATTTCGACACAATTTTGCAAGATATTCTGATTTCGGTGAGCGGCGGAGAGGGAGCTCCGATGTTTTTCATGGGAAATCCGGGAGATTATGCGTGGGGGCGTGAGGGTCTCGACACAATTGTCACACAGCTGTTAAACCAAATGGATAATACGGGTCCGCCGCCCTtggaaaaggagaaaattgaGGAACTTCCGACAGTCCCGATCGAACAGGAACAAGTTGACATGAAACTGCAATGCAGTGTGTGTTGGGAGGACTTTCAGCTGAACGAACAAGTGCGGAAATTGCCGTGCACACATGTTTTTCACAGTGACTGTATTTGCCCATGGTTGGCGAATCACGGAACGTGCCCAATTTGCCGCAAAAGTCTCGTCGCTGAAACGAGTGCGACGTCGGAGCAACAACGCTCCACGCTAAGTGCAGCAGCTCAAGCAGTAGCAAATACTATCa gaaatgcCGCAATTCGACCTCGAGGATCAACAGATTCATCCAACACAACGGCATCAACTAGTCAGTCGTCAAGTTCATCAAGTTCTTCAGGGAACGCATCAAATCAAACACCGCAAAGTAGCCAGAGTAATCGGATGCGAGATGAAGACGGCGACGTTGACTTtgatttcgattaa
- the LOC134837920 gene encoding inactive ubiquitin carboxyl-terminal hydrolase MINDY-4B — translation MTNQVKTKLIGGSPITSEVAVELRTAVFGTTTAPPRGEWTRTPLAFGQAAQHVFPKIKQPYFQELPYGLRCPRNATRGLQSVVQAFIIKQFLFDNRPKQKSLPLDQMLKPTEAEQQQSLWTAIAEILWNIGEKQKVILGLPGDIPHIQHSHSYFADGVTEKLYLFEFTSKEELQIFLKRYLYFFTEDPGAGAMLLLYSAVFTRGIPKVKTDLDASKGAYLLGHHEEGSLNIVTLLLSGRATPYLHNGVVYVGDEDHYALPQFGVLARATIGFLVFEGENEHLKGSSRQPGSRLKTPAYPIWVTLCCGHYGVLFNSNRELLRNYHAEKRFELHYYTCAGNCVSMTVDNRAQDFCPLTAIQRQSSSTNSKDKHEEMTNASPLERLIHCKWPEAKVQFQSGQPPSLNY, via the exons ATGACGAATCAAGTCAAAACCAAG TTAATTGGTGGCTCGCCAATAACGAGTGAAGTTGCTGTC GAACTTCGAACTGCTGTTTTTGGGAC aacaaCTGCTCCGCCACGAGGCGAATGGACAAGAACGCCTCTCGCTTTCGGACAAGCTGCacag CATGTGTTTCCAAAAATCAAGCAACCATATTTTCAGGAGTTGCCGTACGGATTGCGATGTCCCCGAAATGCCACAAGAGGTCTTCAGTCGGTCGTTCAAGCATTTATCATCAAGCAATTTCTCTTTGATAATCGTCCGAAGCAGAAATCTTTGCCGCTGGATCAGATGTTGAAGCCGACGGAA gcGGAACAACAACAATCTCTATGGACTGCAATTGCGGAAATTCTGTGGAATATTGGagaaaagcaaaaagtaattttgggACTTCCGGGTGACATTCCCCATATTCAACATAGTCATTCGTATTTCGCGGATGGAGTGACAGAAAAGTtgtatttgtttgaatttacgTCGAAAGAAGAGTTGCAGATTTTCCTCAAGCGATATTTGTACTTT ttCACTGAAGATCCCGGAGCAGGAGCGATGCTTTTGTTATACTCAGCTGTGTTCACACGAGGAATTCCAAA AGTTAAAACTGATCTCGACGCGAGTAAAGGAGCTTATTTGTTAGGACATCATGAGGAA GGTTCCTTGAATATAGTGACGTTACTGTTAAGCGGAAGAGCAACGCCATATCTCCATAATGGTGTCGTTTACGTCGGAGATGAAGATCATTat GCTTTGCCGCAATTTGGGGTGTTAGCAAGAGCAACAATTGGATTTCTTGTGTTTGAAGGAGAAAATGAGCATCTGAAGGGGTCGAGTCGTCAACCGGGAAGTCGTCTCAAGACTCCCGCATATCCGATTTGGGTCACTTTGTGTTGCGGGCATTACG GCGTCCTCTTCAATTCAAATCGTGAACTGCTGCGTAACTATCATGCAGAGAAACGATTTGAATTACATTATTACACATGTGCCGGAAATTGTGTTTCGATGACTGTGGATAATAGGGCGCAAGATTTTTGCCCATTAACGGCTATCCAAAGACAATCGTCTAGCACAAATTCCAAGGATAAACACGAAGAAATGACAAACGCTTCGCCACTCGAACGTCTCATTCACTGCAAATGGCCCGAAGCAAAAGTACAATTTCAATCGGGACAACCGCCATCCCTCAATTACTAA